CCGATGGCGTGGTGGTGCCGCCGCCGCCGAACGTGTAGCGGGAGAGCACCGGGTAGTGGTCGCTGGTGCTGGCGTCGTAGTTGGCGACGTACGAATCCACGCGGTACACCTGGACGGAGCCGGCTACATAGGTTGCGCTCGCCTCGTTGGTCACCAGGTGGTGGTCGATCATGTCCGTGTACGACGTGGTCGACGTGGCCCCCGCATCGGAGAGCGCCTTGGTGGGGAAGGAGTAGCGCGCCGCGTCGTCCACGAAGTTCTTGTATGGCGACGCCTTCCCGGCGGTGATGGAGGTGTCCACGTCGTCGTTGAAGTCGCCGACCACGAACACCTTTTGCGTGGGATAGGTGGCGTCCAGGTACGACTTCAGCGCGGCCGACGCGTTGGCGCGTCGCTGCCAGCTGGCGTCGTCGTTGAAGGCCTTGGCGTGCAGGACGATGAAGACCACGTCCTCGGTGACGCCGTTCAGCGTCATGCGCAGAGTCACCTCCAGCGGCGGGCGCCCGGCGAAGTCGGTGTCGTACGCGGTCAGGATGATCTTTGCGCCGAGCAGCGTTGCCATCGACGACTTGTAGAGGAGCCCCACCTTCTGCTCGGTGGAGCCGTAGTACGTGGAGCCGCCGGTGACGCCGGACTCGCCCGCCAGCAGGCCGGTGTAGCCGGTGAGCTGCGATTCCAGGCTGTTCCAGTGGGCCTGGTCCACGATCTCGGCCACGCCCCACACGTCCATGTCCGCGCCGGAGATGATGTCGCGCGCGTTCGAGAGCTGCAGCGCCTCGTCGGCGGGTCCGTTGCCCGTGCTGCCGAACCACTCGATGTTCCAGCTTGCCACGTCCAGCGTCGATGCCGTGCCCTGCGCCGGCACCGTCGCCAGCCGCGGCGCGATTACGGAGTGCGGGGAGAGCGGCGTGTCGCACGCGGCGAGCGGGAGCGCAAGGCCGAGCAGGAGCGCGGCACGCGAAGGCCAGGCCAGGATCATCTGCACCTCGGATAGGGGAGCTGTTTCCGACTGCGGGTTGTTTGTGCGGGTAATGTATGTGAGCGGGCGCGTTTTGAGCAGGGGCGGATGGAACAGCATCGCTCAAA
This genomic window from Longimicrobium sp. contains:
- a CDS encoding lamin tail domain-containing protein, which codes for MILAWPSRAALLLGLALPLAACDTPLSPHSVIAPRLATVPAQGTASTLDVASWNIEWFGSTGNGPADEALQLSNARDIISGADMDVWGVAEIVDQAHWNSLESQLTGYTGLLAGESGVTGGSTYYGSTEQKVGLLYKSSMATLLGAKIILTAYDTDFAGRPPLEVTLRMTLNGVTEDVVFIVLHAKAFNDDASWQRRANASAALKSYLDATYPTQKVFVVGDFNDDVDTSITAGKASPYKNFVDDAARYSFPTKALSDAGATSTTSYTDMIDHHLVTNEASATYVAGSVQVYRVDSYVANYDASTSDHYPVLSRYTFGGGGTTTPSVRVTAPNGGESYTAGSSQTITWTSAAVSNVKLEYTLDGTAWTQITASTPAAAGSFGWTVPSTASTAAKVRISDASAATLSDASDGAFTITTTTATPAKVIINEIMANEPGSNVAGEFVELVNVGGTSIGIGGWTISDGGGVRHTFASGTTLGAGKAIVVYGGSGSIPAGLTNAVAASTGALNLANGGDQVIVRNGTTTINSFTYPSSLSGTDGVSMNRSPDTSATGGFVLHTAVSSLASSGGKRANGTAY